A stretch of Arachis hypogaea cultivar Tifrunner chromosome 15, arahy.Tifrunner.gnm2.J5K5, whole genome shotgun sequence DNA encodes these proteins:
- the LOC112749117 gene encoding protein MAIN-LIKE 1-like, with protein MVPDVAYQLGLPVNERYVSGCLSEFQIYIQGGRPACVWFQELLGVIPPPSQVQKYAVNCSWFQETFGECPEGADYETVRRYAHAYIMMLLGTQLFADKSGNRIHIRWIPYVARLEEMGTYSWGSAALAWLYRCMCRVANRHVIKLANPLQLLQSWIFWRFPRFRPAGYETFSWPLASRWSGYNPSASEKGPRVQMWSLRIDRLQDREFIWMPYSSPDVLQVVHPEALEPRHMALWRSVTSLIYFAVIE; from the exons ATGGTTCCG gacgtggcgtaccagtTAGGTTTGCCAGTGAACGAGCGTTACGTGAGCGGCTGCCTATCAGAATTCCAGATATACATCCAGGGTGGCCGTCCAGCTTGTGTGTGGTTTCAGGAGTTGCTTGGAGTGATTCCTCCTCCCagccaggttcagaagtacgcagTAAACTGCAGCTGGTTCCAGGAGACTTTTGGAGAGTGCCCCGAGGGAGCCGATTACGAGACTGTGCGGCGATATGCCCatgcgtacatcatgatgttgttgggtaCACAGCTGTTTGCCGACAAGAGCGGCAACCGCATTCACATCAGATGGATTCCCTACGTAGCCaggcttgaggagatgggtaCCTACAGCTGGGGGTCTGCAGCACtggcatggttgtaccggtgcatgtgccgagtggcgaACAGACATGTGATCAAGTTAGCGAACCCACTACAGCTACTTCAGTCTTGGATCTTCTGGCGATTTCCTCGGTTTAGGCCTGCAGGGTATGAGACGTTCAGCTGGCCATTGGCCTCGAG gtggtcaggttacaACCCTTCCGCTAGCGAGAAGGGTCCTAGAGTGCAGATGTGGAGTCTGAGGATAGACAGGTTACAGGACAGGGAG TTTATCTGGATGCCGTATAGCAGCCCCGACGTACTTCAGGTTGTGCATCCAGAGGCTTTGGAGCCTCGACATATGGCGTTGTGGCGGTCTGTGACGTCACTGATATACTTTGCCGTCATAGAGTGA
- the LOC112751030 gene encoding small ribosomal subunit protein RACK1, which yields MADGLALRGTMRAHTDSVTAIATPIDNSDMIVTASRDKSIILWHLTKEERTYGVPRRRLTGHSHFVQDVVLSSDGQFALSGSWDGELRLWDLAAGKSARRFVGHTKDVMSVAFSVDNRQIVSASRDRTIKLWNTLGECKYTIQDGDAHSDWVSCVRFSPNTVHPTIVSASWDRTVKVWNLTNCKLRNTLAGHSGYVNTVAVSPDGSLCASGGKDGVILLWDLAEGKKLYSLDAGAIIHALCFSPNRYWLCAATEQSIKIWDLESKSIVEDLKVDLKTEADAATGGNANKKKVIYCTSLNWSADGSTLFSGYTDGVVRVWGIGRF from the exons ATGGCAGACGGACTTGCTCTCCGCGGCACCATGCGAGCCCACACGGACTCCGTCACAGCTATCGCAACCCCAATCGACAACTCCGACATGATCGTAACCGCCTCACGCGACAAGTCCATCATCCTCTGGCACCTCACCAAGGAGGAGCGCACCTACGGCGTCCCCCGCCGCAGGCTCACCGGTCATTCTCACTTCGTTCAGGACGTTGTTCTCTCCTCCGACGGCCAGTTCGCTCTCTCCGGCTCCTGGGACGGCGAGCTCCGCCTCTGGGACCTCGCCGCCGGAAAGTCCGCTCGCCGATTCGTCGGACACACAAAGGACGTTATGTCTGTTGCGTTCTCTGTTGATAACCGTCAGATCGTGTCGGCGTCTCGTGACCGTACGATTAAGTTGTGGAACACTCTTGGTGAGTGCAAATACACGATCCAGGACGGTGATGCGCATTCCGATTGGGTTTCTTGTGTTAGGTTTAGCCCTAACACTGTGCACCCTACCATTGTTTCTGCGTCTTGGGACAG GACTGTGAAAGTTTGGAACCTGACCAATTGCAAGCTGAGAAACACACTTGCTGGTCATTCTGGTTATGTGAACACAGTTGCTGTTTCACCTGATGGTTCCCTGTGTGCCAGTGGTGGCAAAGATGGAGTAATTTTACTGTGGGATTTGGCTGAAGGGAAGAAGCTCTACTCCCTTGATGCTGGTGCTATCATCCATGCTCTGTGCTTTAGTCCTAATAGGTACTGGCTATGCGCTGCTACTGAACAGAGCATTAAGATCTGGGATTTGGAGAGTAAGAGCATTGTGGAAGACTTGAAGGTTGATCTCAAGACCGAAGCTGATGCCGCCACCGGTGGGAACGCCAACAAGAAGAAG GTGATCTACTGCACCAGCTTGAACTGGAGTGCAGATGGAAGCACATTGTTCAGTGGTTACACTGATGGTGTGGTCAGAGTTTGGGGAATCGGACGGTTTTAG